The following is a genomic window from Citrifermentans bemidjiense Bem.
CTGAACTGCGGGACGCCCAGGCGCAGTACCAGGATGTCGAGGTGATAGTGGACGGAAACCTGATCACCTCAAGAAAACCCGACGATCTGCCCGCCTTCTGCCGCGAGTTGGTGCGTATGGTCAAGGCGGCTGCGTAAACCGAAGAAAAGGCATGCACCACAGAGGACACGGAGGTACACAGAGGAAAACCAGAACCGGGTACAACCAAAAGGTTTATCTTAAAGCCTTGGCTTTTCCTCTGTGATTCCTCTGTGACCCTCTGTGGTGAGTGCTTTTGATGCTACTTACAAACAAAAGGGCGACCCCCATCCTAGCGGGGGCCGCCCTTTTTCATTTCTCTGCCGTGACCTTCCTACTTCTTAAGGTTCTTCTTGATCCTCTCGACAGCCTCGACGACGTTGTCGCGGTTGCCGAAGGCCGAGAGGCGGAAGTACCCTTCGCCGCTGGGACCAAAGCCGCTGCCTGGGGTGCCGACTACGTGGCAGTCATTCAAAAGCTTGTCGAAGAAGTCCCAGGAGGTGAGCCCGGCTGGGGTCTTGAGCCAGATGTAAGGAGCGTTGACGCCGCCGTACACGGTAACCCCGGCCGCTGAGAGACCTTCGCGGATGATGCGCGCGTTCTCCATGTAGTAATCGATGTTGGCCTGGGTCTCTTTCCAACCCTGCTCGGTGTAAACTGCGGCGGCCGCTTTCTGCACAGGGTAGGAAGCCCCGTTGAACTTGGTGGTCTGACGGCGCAGCCAGAGCTTGTTGAAGCTGTACTTCTCGCCGTTGGAAGTCGTCCCTTCGAGCTCGTCGGGAACTACTACCAGGCCACAACGAACGCCGGTGAAGCCGGCAGTCTTGGAGAAGGAGCGGAACTCGATGGCGCACTTCTTAGCCCCTTCGACTTCGTAGATGGAATGCGGAATCGAGGGGTCGGTGATGAACGCCTCGTAAGCCGCATCGAACAGGATGATGGAGTCGTTGGCCAGCGCGTAATCGACCCACCCCTTCAACTGCGCCTTGGTCGCCACGGCGCCGGTGGGGTTGTTCGGGAAGCAGAGGTAGATCATGTCCACCTTCTCCTTCGGATACGCCGGGAAGAAGCCGTTTTCTTCGGTGCAGGGCATGTAGACCAGCCCCTTGTAGTACCCCTTGTCATCGGCATCGCCGGTGCGGCCGATCATGACGTTGGTGTCGTTGTAAACCGGGTAGACCGGGTCGCCGATGGCGACGGTGTTGTCGAGCGCGAAGATGTCCAGGATGTTGGCGCAGTCGCACTTGGAGCCGTCGGAGATGAACATCTCCGTGGTCTTCAGGTCGACGCCCAAAGGCTTGTAGGACTTCTCGATGATGGCGTCGATCAGGAAGTCATACCCCTGCTCCGGACCGTAACCCATGAAGGAGTTCTCGCTGGCGAGATCGTCCACGGCATCGTGGAACGCCTTGAGGATTGTCGGGGTAAGCGGCTGGGTCACGTCGCCGATCCCAAGGCGGATCACCTTCGCCTCCGGGTTTGCAGCGGCGAAGGCTCGCACGCGGCGGCCGATCTCGGGGAAAAGGTATCCTGCTTTAAGTTTCAGGTAGTTATCGTTAATTTTTGCCACATCTTCCTCCAAAAAGTTTTCTTATCTATCTCAGTCCCAGCACGTCCTGCATGTCGTAGACGCCCGGCTTGGCAGTGACCACCCATTTGGCGGCACGCACCGAACCCCTGGAGAACATGTCCCGGGTGTGGGCGCGGTGGGTAATCTCGATACGCTCACCCATCCCGATGAAGTAGACGGTGTGCTCGCCGACGATGTCGCCGCCGCGCACGGTCTGCATCCCGATCTCGTCATGGGTGCGCTCGCCGCAGATCCCCTCGCGGTGGTAGTTGGCGACCTTGTTGTAGTCGCGTCCCAGCGCGCTGGCTACCACCTCTCCCATCCTTACCGCGGTCCCGGAGGGGGAATCCTTCTTCAGGCGGTGGTGCGACTCGACGATCTCGACGTCGAAGTCTTCGCCGAGAATCTTGGCGACGTCAGCCAGCACCTTGAAGCAGACGTTGACGCCCACCGACATGTTCGGTGCGATGATCACCGGGATCTCGCGGGCAAGTTCAGCGGCCAGGGCCCGCTCCTCGGGGGTGAAGCCGGTGGAGCCTATCACGATGGATTTGCCGTAGAGCGCGCAGACTTCGAGGTTCTTCAGTGAGACCTTCGGAGCGGTGAAGTCGATCAGGACGTCGCACGCCTGCACCACGGCGTTCAAGTCGTCGCTGATGGCGACGCCGATGGCGCCCAGACCCGCGTTGTAGCCGGCGTCCTGCCCCACCATCGGGTGCCCCGGGCGCTCCAGAGCGCCGCAGATCTCGACCCCTTCTGCTTCCTTGACGGCTGCGATGATCCGCCCGCCCATGCGTCCGGCAGCTCCGCAAACAGCTATTTTTACCATTAGGTTGTCTCCGTAAAAAAAATCTATTTCCCGATCAAATCCCCCTTTTACAAAGGGGGACTTAGGGATTTTCAGCTACTTCACTAAGCTCTAGGGGGACAGAATTCCAGGGGTTCCAGGGGGACAGGCACCTTGCAGAGCCAGTCCCCCTGGGATGCTAGATGAGCTTGTATTCCTTCATGATGGCGGTCAACTTGGCCAGGTTCGCCTCCATCAGCGGGGCCAGCGGCAGGCGGACCTCGGAGCTGCATTTGCCCATGAGGGAAACGGCGGCCTTGACCGGCACCGGGTTGCTCTCGATGAACATCGCGTTGGAGATCTTCAGCAGGTACAGGTGCAGCCTGCGCGCCTCTTCCATGTTGCCGGCGTTGAACGCATCGACCAGCGAAGAGACTTCCTTCGGCATGATGTTGGCGGTAACGGAGATGACGCCTTTACCGCCTGCGGCCATGATGGGGAGGGTGATGAAGTCGTCACCGGAAAGAACGTCGATCTTGTCCCCACAAAGGGCGAGCACCTCGGAAGCCTGCTGGAGCGAGCCGGTTGCCTCCTTGATCGCCACGATATTCTGGTGCACGGACAGCCTCGCCACCGTTTCCGGCAAGAGGTTGACACCGGTGCGGCCCGGTACGTTGTAAAGGATTTGGGGGAGCGCTACGGCATCGGCAACCGCTTTGTAGTGACGGAACAGCCCTTCCTGGGAGGGCTTGTTGTAGTACGGGGTCACTAGGAGCGCGCCGTCCGCGCCCAGCTCCTTGGCGTGCTGGGTGATCTCGATCGCCTCGTGGGTCGAATTGGACCCGGTGCCGGCGATGACCGGAACCCTTTTGTTGACCTGCTCAACCACGACTTGGATGACACGGTCGTGCTCGACATAGCTGAGGGTGGAAGACTCGCCGGTCGTGCCGCAGGGAACGATTGCGTCGGTACCGTTCTCTATCTGGAATTCCACAAGCTCGCGCAGTTTCTCTTCGTCCACCGCTCCGTTTTTGAATGGGGTGACGATGGCTACGATGCTTCCTTGGAACATGTGCTACCTCCTTGTATGACTGCTAACGGTTATTGAAATGGTTAGAGCTCCGCGGCGCCGCGACAGTTTTGCCGCGGCTCCATCGGGGGCTCGAAGCGTCAAGCGAGCGGAGCCTCTTAAAGAAAGGACGGAACGCGCTCGCCCCGGACCAGGTCCTCCAGCTTCTCCCGGTCGCGCACCACTTCGAACTTGCCCCCGTCGACCATGACTTCGGCGGCGCGGGGGCGGCTGTTGTAATTGCTGCTCATGGTGAAGCCGTAGGCGCCGGCCGACATGAATGCAATCAGGTCGCCCTGACGGAAGTTCGGTATCTCGCGCTCTTTCACCAGGAAATCGCCCGATTCGCAGATGGGACCGACGATATCGCCTTCTATCACGCCGTCCTGGTTCCTGAAGACCGGCCTGACGCCGTGGAAGGAGCCGTAGAGAGACGGCCGGGCCAGGTCGTTCATGCCGGCATCCACGATGACGAAGTTTTTTTCCTCGCCTTTTTTAGTGTAGAGGCATTTGCCGACCAAAATGCCGGCATTGCCTACAAGGTTCCTCCCTGGCTCGAAAATTAGGTGCAGCCCGAGATCCTTGGTCTCTTCCTGGATGGAGGAGCCGTAATCCGCAGGCAGCGGTGGTGCTTCGTCATCGTACTGGATTCCGAGGCCGCCACCGAGATCGAGATATTTGATGTCGATCCCCATCCCCCTCACGCCGTCCAGGAGCCTTTTCAGCTTCTTGATGGCGTCGACAAAGGGAGAGACCTTGGTGAGCTGGCTGCCGATGTGGCAGTCGATGCCAAGTATCTCTATGTTGGCGAGTCCCTTGGCGCGCTGGTACTGCTCCAGGGCGCGCTCAATGTTTATGCCGAACTTGGCCTTCTTCAGGCCCGTGGTGATGTACGGATGGGTTTGAGGGTCGACGTCCGGGTTCACGCGGATGGCGATCCCCGCCTTCTTGCCGATACGGCCGGCGATATCGCTGATGCGGTCCAGTTCCTGCTCGGACTCAATGTTGAACATCAGTATTCCGCTCTCCAGCGCGTAGGCGATCTCGTCGTCCCTTTTGCCCACCCCGGAGTAAACCACTTTCTTCGGGTCCACCCCCGCGGCGAGCGCACGGTAAAGTTCTCCGCCGGAGACGATGTCGACCCCGCCCCCCAGGTTGATGAAGGTCTTCAGCACGGCGAGGTTGGAGTTGGCCTTGACGGAGTAGCAGATGGTATGAGGTGCCTGGGCGAAGGCATCGTCCATGGCCTTGTAGTGTCTTTCCAGCGTCGCCTTTGAATAGATATAGACGGGGCTACCGACGGCGGCGACAATATCCTTTATCGCCACGTCTTCTGCGAACAGCTCTTCACCTTTATATTGGAAATGATGCATGTTCTCGTCCCCCTTAGATCTCTTTCAAAATCTACGGCGTAAACAAAAAAAGTCTTTATTTCTAACATACAAAAGATGCAGTTGTCAAAATTATTGCTCCCGGAAAGGGTTAAGAATTCCGGGGTTCACTCAGAGGTTTCCATTAAGAGAGGGGATAAGGCGACGACTGAAACAGTTTTTTACTATGTCCAAAAACAGCCTTGCTAAGTGTGCAATTTCCAATTATCTATCCACTATCGCCAGCAGAGAAGAATTCTTGGTTTCGATACCTTCCACTAGACCCTCAAGCAGTTGCTCCCCGACAGTCACTTCACGTCGTTAATAGATTCTAAATAAAAGAGGACACGGCCTCCATTCTCCGGAAAATTAAACCGGAAGAGTTTGAACCCGCTCTGAGGGCCTCACTCGGTCAAATTGCACAAAAATTAGGCTTTCAAAAAGGGGCCAAAAACCATCGATCTCACATCTCCCCAACCCACGGCTCACCTTTTACTTCCTCGTCCATTTATGGGTGCTTTTTGCTCATTAAAGGCAACATTAACAATTATTAATCTAATTTCGCCCTATTATAACCAGCGATCTGGCGTCGCCGGTGCCGGGAAGGGCAAAATCTATGATTTCGAGCACGCCGGCGCCGAGAGCGTCGAGTTTGTCCTTCGCTCCCTCCACCTCTTCGGCAGCGCTGCGGCCTTTCATGGCGACGATGCGTCCCTCCGGTTTCAGAACCGGCAGCGCCATGGCTACGAAGGAGGGAATGTCGGAGAACGCCCTGGAGACGACCCAGTCGAAGCTGGCGCCATACTCCTGCGCCAGCGTCTCCGCCCGCACATGCAGCGCGGTGAACCCCGTAAGATTCAGAAGCCGCACCGCCTGCTTCTGAAAACTGATCTTCTTAACCACGGCATCCACAGAAACCATCTCCAGGTCCGGCTGCACGATCTTCACCGGGATACAGGGAAAGCCCCCGCCCGAGCCGATGTCGAGCAGGCGTCCCGGACAGCGCACCGCCTTAAGGAGACTCAACGAATCGACCAGATGCTTCAGGGCGATATCCTCGTCGCCGGTGATCGCAGTAAGGTTTATCTTCCGGTTCCACTTCTTGAGCTCCTCGGCAAAGAGGTTCAGGCTCTCCAACTGCGCCGAGTCGAGCTGCACGCCCAGCTCGGCAGCGCCCTTCTTCAGGAGATCTTTAGCGCTCTGTATCATCTGCCGTACCTCGCTTTGAGCGCGATGGATAGGATGGTAATACCCGCCGGCGTAACCCCAGGGATGCGTGACGCCTGTCCCAGCGTGTCCGGCCGGAACCGGACCAGCTTCTCGCGCACCTCGGCAGAGAGGCTCGGAACGGTGCTGTAGTCCATGTCGGCCGGAATGGTGGTGCTCTCCAGTCTCGCCGCGCGCGCTACCTGCTCCAGCTGGCGCTCAATGTATCCCTTGTACTTGATCTGGATCTCCAGCTGTTCGCGCACCGTTTCCGGCAGCTCCATGATCTCCGGGTAAATCCTGGAGAGGTCGCTGCAGGTGAAATCGGGGCGGCGCAGCAGCTGCTCGTAGCTGATGGCATTCTGAATCCCGACCAGATCCCACTCCTGCAGAAGCTCCTCGCCTGCTGCCGACGGCGTCAATCTCTCCCTGGAAAGCCGATCCAGCTCCGAATCGATCAGTTCCTTCTTGGCCAGGAAGGAGTGGTACAGGCTCTCGGGAACCAGCCCGATGTCGTGCCCCTTCTCCCGCAGACGGAGATCCGCGTTGTCCTCGCGCAGCAGCAGCCGGTACTCGGCGCGCGAGGTGAACATGCGATACGGCTCCTTGGTGCCAAGCGTCACCAGGTCGTCTATCATGACCCCTATGTACGCCTCGCTCCTCCCCAGTACGAGCGGTTCCTTCCCCTGCACCCTGAGCGCCGCGTTGATCCCTGCCATAAGACCCTGGGCAGCCGCTT
Proteins encoded in this region:
- a CDS encoding LL-diaminopimelate aminotransferase, producing MAKINDNYLKLKAGYLFPEIGRRVRAFAAANPEAKVIRLGIGDVTQPLTPTILKAFHDAVDDLASENSFMGYGPEQGYDFLIDAIIEKSYKPLGVDLKTTEMFISDGSKCDCANILDIFALDNTVAIGDPVYPVYNDTNVMIGRTGDADDKGYYKGLVYMPCTEENGFFPAYPKEKVDMIYLCFPNNPTGAVATKAQLKGWVDYALANDSIILFDAAYEAFITDPSIPHSIYEVEGAKKCAIEFRSFSKTAGFTGVRCGLVVVPDELEGTTSNGEKYSFNKLWLRRQTTKFNGASYPVQKAAAAVYTEQGWKETQANIDYYMENARIIREGLSAAGVTVYGGVNAPYIWLKTPAGLTSWDFFDKLLNDCHVVGTPGSGFGPSGEGYFRLSAFGNRDNVVEAVERIKKNLKK
- the dapB gene encoding 4-hydroxy-tetrahydrodipicolinate reductase — translated: MVKIAVCGAAGRMGGRIIAAVKEAEGVEICGALERPGHPMVGQDAGYNAGLGAIGVAISDDLNAVVQACDVLIDFTAPKVSLKNLEVCALYGKSIVIGSTGFTPEERALAAELAREIPVIIAPNMSVGVNVCFKVLADVAKILGEDFDVEIVESHHRLKKDSPSGTAVRMGEVVASALGRDYNKVANYHREGICGERTHDEIGMQTVRGGDIVGEHTVYFIGMGERIEITHRAHTRDMFSRGSVRAAKWVVTAKPGVYDMQDVLGLR
- the dapA gene encoding 4-hydroxy-tetrahydrodipicolinate synthase, whose amino-acid sequence is MFQGSIVAIVTPFKNGAVDEEKLRELVEFQIENGTDAIVPCGTTGESSTLSYVEHDRVIQVVVEQVNKRVPVIAGTGSNSTHEAIEITQHAKELGADGALLVTPYYNKPSQEGLFRHYKAVADAVALPQILYNVPGRTGVNLLPETVARLSVHQNIVAIKEATGSLQQASEVLALCGDKIDVLSGDDFITLPIMAAGGKGVISVTANIMPKEVSSLVDAFNAGNMEEARRLHLYLLKISNAMFIESNPVPVKAAVSLMGKCSSEVRLPLAPLMEANLAKLTAIMKEYKLI
- the lysA gene encoding diaminopimelate decarboxylase, with amino-acid sequence MHHFQYKGEELFAEDVAIKDIVAAVGSPVYIYSKATLERHYKAMDDAFAQAPHTICYSVKANSNLAVLKTFINLGGGVDIVSGGELYRALAAGVDPKKVVYSGVGKRDDEIAYALESGILMFNIESEQELDRISDIAGRIGKKAGIAIRVNPDVDPQTHPYITTGLKKAKFGINIERALEQYQRAKGLANIEILGIDCHIGSQLTKVSPFVDAIKKLKRLLDGVRGMGIDIKYLDLGGGLGIQYDDEAPPLPADYGSSIQEETKDLGLHLIFEPGRNLVGNAGILVGKCLYTKKGEEKNFVIVDAGMNDLARPSLYGSFHGVRPVFRNQDGVIEGDIVGPICESGDFLVKEREIPNFRQGDLIAFMSAGAYGFTMSSNYNSRPRAAEVMVDGGKFEVVRDREKLEDLVRGERVPSFL
- the rsmG gene encoding 16S rRNA (guanine(527)-N(7))-methyltransferase RsmG, coding for MIQSAKDLLKKGAAELGVQLDSAQLESLNLFAEELKKWNRKINLTAITGDEDIALKHLVDSLSLLKAVRCPGRLLDIGSGGGFPCIPVKIVQPDLEMVSVDAVVKKISFQKQAVRLLNLTGFTALHVRAETLAQEYGASFDWVVSRAFSDIPSFVAMALPVLKPEGRIVAMKGRSAAEEVEGAKDKLDALGAGVLEIIDFALPGTGDARSLVIIGRN